Part of the Corynebacterium canis genome is shown below.
TAGGGCACAACCGTGTGGCTAAAACGGTAATCGCGGTATAGGTTGTAGGCATGCCCGCCAGGCGTCGATTGCGTGTGTCCTTAGTGAAACCTTACGGGGAGCTAGCCCAGAGGTAGTGGTGCCGCAGCTGACTTCAGCTCTGGGTAAGGGCCTTGAAACCGACGTTCGAAAGGTAAACAGTGGCTACTGATAACAAGGATAAGGCTGTACTTCACTACCCCGGTGGCGAGTTTGAGATGGACATCCTCAAAGCCTCCGAGGGTAATGACGGTATCGCCCTTGGCAAGATGCTCAGCGAAACCGGATTGGTCACCTACGATCCTGGCTATGTGAGCACCGGTTCCACCGAATCCAAGATCACCTACATCGATGGTGATAAGGGCATTCTCCGCTACCGCGGCTACGCCATTGAAGATCTCGCCGAGCACGCCACCTTCAACGAGGTTTCCTACCTCCTTATTAAGGGTGAGCTTCCCACCCAAGAGCAGCTTCTCAAGTTTAACGATGAAGTGCGCCACCACACCCTGCTGGATGAGGACTTCAAGGCCCAGTTCAGCGTCTTCCCCCGGAACGCTCACCCGATGGCAGTGCTCGCCTCGTCCTTGAACATCCTGTCCACCTACTATCAGGATTCCCTGAACCCGCTGAATCCGGAGCACCTGGAGAAGGCAACCGTCCGCCTGATGGCCAAGGTTCCGATGCTGGCCGCATACGCGCACCGCGCCCGCAACGGCGAGCCCTACATGTACCCGGACAACTCGCTGAACGCGCGCGAGAACTTCCTGCGCATGATGTTCGGCTTCCCCACCGAGCCCTACAGCGTCGACCCGCTGCTGGTCAAGGCTCTGGATCAGCTGCTGATCCTGCACGCGGACCACGAGCAGAACTGTTCCACCTCCACCGTGCGCATGG
Proteins encoded:
- a CDS encoding citrate synthase, which translates into the protein MATDNKDKAVLHYPGGEFEMDILKASEGNDGIALGKMLSETGLVTYDPGYVSTGSTESKITYIDGDKGILRYRGYAIEDLAEHATFNEVSYLLIKGELPTQEQLLKFNDEVRHHTLLDEDFKAQFSVFPRNAHPMAVLASSLNILSTYYQDSLNPLNPEHLEKATVRLMAKVPMLAAYAHRARNGEPYMYPDNSLNARENFLRMMFGFPTEPYSVDPLLVKALDQLLILHADHEQNCSTSTVRMVASSQANMFVAVAAGINALSGPLHGGANQAVLEMLDEIKANGGDATDFMNRVKNKEPGVRLMGFGHRVYKNYDPRAAIIKKTAHEVIEKMGGDDTLQLAMNLEEIALADDYFISRRLYPNVDFYTGLIYRAMGFPTDFFTVLFAMGRLPGWIAQYRELIEDPTSKIYRPRQIYTGETLREFVPRDQR